From Spiroplasma endosymbiont of Diplazon laetatorius:
TAATATTAGAATATAAAAATGCAAAGAGTATTTCTTTTGATGTTAATATTTCCGAAGAGGAACAAAAACCTTTACAAAAAATCCAACTTGATGATTTACAAGGTTATTTAGGATACTTGAAAAACTTTAGCGAAAAAACAACAATAAATGATTTAACTGAAATAGATAAAAAAGAACTTTTAAAAAATTTATTGATTTCAAATAACATAAATGATAATTTAGATATTTATATTGCTGATATTGAAATGATTACTTTTAAAACTAAAAATAACATAAATAGATATTTCGGTATAAAGTCTAAGCAAAACTCTGAAATAATAGCGGGTAATAAAGATGACATTTTCTTTAGAACAGAAACATTGAATTTCAATAAATATAATTTATCTACAAAAGGAACAAATATTGAAGACGACCTTCTTTCAGAAAATGAAAAAGAAAATGAAATCGCAGTAAAAAATGCCATATTAAACTTATTCATAAGAGTGAATAAAGAAGAACATCCAATATCAATAAAAGATATTGATATTGAAGCTGGAAGTGCCAAAAATGGATATGAAGTGACAAGTAATTATGAAGTAGTTATTTTTTCAAAAGAAGGACAAGAAAATAACTCTGGAAAATTGACTTTTCAATTTCAAACTTTCTATCTTGGTGGAAAAATTATTGAAGTGGACATAAAAAAACTTTTTAACAAATAAATTATTTAAATAATTAATGACAAACTTTTATTAGTTTGTTTTTTTTTTTTTTTGAATTTTTTTGGTTACTCTTCGATTAATAACTTGGGAGGAAAAAGTATGATAAAACAAATAATAAACAAAGAAGAAAACAATCTTATTTTTTCACAAATTACAAATAATAATGATATTGTGGATTTTAAAGATGTAATATACAATTTTTTAAATCAACCACAAATAAAGATCGAAGCAAAGTATGATGATTTATTCAGTAAAGCAATCAAAAAAAATTGTTTTAAAGAAATAGTTAAAGAACTTGAAAAAGACTTCAAAACAAATTTTACATTATGAAAAATAACAGAGAAAATATGTTATTTAACTAACAAGTTTTTTTCAAGTAAATTTAAAAAAAGCGAGGGTCTTCAATTACTTCAAAAAATTTTTATATTAAAACAAGTTTTTTTAGCACAATTAAGACACAACTCAAATATATGACTCAAACTGGATTCTAATCAAAGTCAAAAAATAAATCATAAGAAAAATGAAAACCCAATAAACTACAAACTTGCTTTAATGTTGTTTGATTTTAATGAAAAAGATGATTTCTTTATAAATCTAAGTGATGATCAAAAACAAATATTAAATCTTGTTTTAAAATCAAATTCTATAGAGGATTTTGTAAATTTAAACTCAGATTTGAAAATAGATATTTTCAAGTATTTACCAATAAATATGATGCTGTTACAAGCTCAAATGATAAAAGGTAATTCTAAACTTAATTTAAAGGAAAAAGCAAAGTTGTCTTATTCGACTTTTATGCAACTATTTTGTTTATTCGTGGAAGAAAATATTTCAAAGAAAAAATTAAATTAGTATTAAACACCATATAAATGGTGTTTTTTTTATATAAAAATTTATAAATTTAGCACTTTACCATTGACATTGCTAAAACAAGATGTATTATATTATTGATTAGCAAATAAGGTTATAGAGTGCTAATACAAAAGGAGGAAATTTTATGGATTTTACACAAAAACCAGATCCTTTAAATGATCCTGAAATCTTAAGTAAATACACAAGAGATTTAACTAAGGACGCTAAAGAAGGAAAAATAGATCCCATCATCGGTAGAGATGATGAAATTATGCGAGTAATTAGAATATTGAGTAGAAAAACTAAAAACAACCCCGTTCTGATAGGTGAACCTGGAGTTGGTAAAACAGCTATAGCTGAAGGTTTAGCTCAGAGAATAAATAAAGGTGATGTACCAAGTGTTTTAAAAGATAAAAGAATTTTAGAACTAGATATGGGTAGTGTTATGGCTGGAGCTAGTTTCTTAGGAGACTATGAAGCCAGAATAAAAGGAATTGTGAATGCAATTCAAAAAGAAGAAGGACAAGTAATATTGTTCATTGACGAGTTACACTTAATTGTTGGTGCTGGAAAAACAGGTAATGGAGGAGGAATGGATGTTTCCAACCTTCTTAAACCAGCTTTAGCAAGAGGTGGAATTAAAGTTATTGGAGCAACAACTTTAAAAGAATATAGAGAGTATATTGAAAAAGATGCTGCTCTTGAGAGAAGATTTCAAAAAGTTGTTGTAAGTGAACCTACTATTGAAGAAACAATATCAATACTTAGAGGTTTAAAAGAGCGTTTTGAAACTTATCATGGAGTTAGAATTCATGATAATGCGCTAGTTGCAGCTGCACAGTTAAGTGACAGATATATATCTGATAGATTTTTACCAGATAAAGCTATTGATCTAGTTGACGAAGCAAGTGCGACAATTAAAACAGAACTTGCTTCTGTTCCAACTGAGTTATATCAAATAGATAGAAAAGTAATGCAATTAGAAATAGAAAAGGCAGCTCTTTCAAAAGAAAAAGACGAAAAATCTCAAGAAAGATTAAAACAAGCCGAAAAAGAGTTGGCATCTTTAAAACAAAAACAAACTGAATTTAATGAAAAATGAAATTCAGAAAAAAAATCATTAGAGAAAATAAATCAGTTTAGATCAACTATTGATTCTTTAAAAATAGAGTTAGAACAAGCACAAGCACAAGCTAACTATCAAAGAGCAGGAGAGATTCAATACTCATTGTTACCCGCTCTAGAAAAACAGTTAGAAACAGCTCTTGATACTAATAAAGAAAAATTAATTTCTGAAGAAGTTACTGAAAGTGAAATTGCTTCAATAGTTTCTAGATGAACTGGAATTGAAATGGAAAATCTAATCGAAAGTGAAAAACAAAAACTTTTAGGATTAAATACACAACTTAAAAAAATGGTTAAAGGTCAAAATCAAGCAATTGAGCTTGTATCTGATGCAATCATTAGAAGCAGAAGTGGAATTAAAGATCCAAACAAACCAATAGGAAGTTTCTTATTCTTAGGACCAACTGGTGTTGGTAAAACAGAGGTTGCAAAATCACTTGCAAGAAACTTATTTGGAAGTGAAAAGAAAATGTTGCGTTTTGATATGTCTGAATACATGGAAAAACATTCAGTTTCCAAACTATTAGGTTCTCCTCCAGGTTATGTAGGTTATGAAGAAGGGGGAAAACTAACTGAAGCAGTTAGAAGAGCTCCTTATTCAATACTTTTATTTGATGAAGTTGAAAAAGCTCACCCAGATGTGTTTAATATTTTCTTACAAATATTAGATGATGGTAGAGTAACTGATTCTCTTGGAAAAACAATAGACTTTAAAAACACAATTATAATTATGACTTCAAATATAGCCTCGGATTACTTGATTTCAACACCATCTGAATTGGTGGATCAAGACGTATTAATGGAAAACTTAAGAAAATTCTTTAGACCAGAATTCTTAAATAGAATTGACAATATAGTTAATTTCAATGCTTTATCAAAAGAAGTTATTAAAGAAGTTATCATTAAAACACTAGATGAATTAAAAGAGAGAGTTCTATTAAATAACGAATACATCTTAAACTTTACAGATTCTTCTATACAAAAGATTTTAGATGAAGGTTATGACCAACTATATGGTGCAAGACCAATAAAAAGATATATTGAAAGAAATATAGAAACATTAATAGCTAGAGCTATTGTTGGTGGAGAAATTGAACCAAAAAGAAACTATGTTATTGATGTAAGTGATGATAAGTTTACAATAACAACTTCAAATAAATTAAATTAGCACTTGATTATTAAGAGTGCTATTGATAAACTAGATATGTATTGTGATGGAGGTGTTTTCATTGTTAAAAGATCGTCAGAGTTTGATTTTAAAATCAATTATTGAAGAATATATCAAAACTGCTTCACCAGTTGGTTCAAAAAGAATTCAAGAAGTTTTAGCAATTGAAGTGTCTTCTGCAACAATTAGAAATGAGTCAGCTCTACTAGAAGAATTAGGTTTTTTAGAAAAAGCTCATACTTCTTCTGGAAGAGTTCCTTCAACAAAAGGTTATAGATACTATGTTGATAATTTAATGGAATCTAATAATATAGATGATATTAAACATCAAATAGATGAAATCTTTAAAAAAAGAGGAGCAACTATTGATGAAATTTTAGATCAAACTTCATCAATATTAAGTGAAATGACTAAATTAGCAACTGTGGTTGCAACATCTGATACAAATGATGAACTTCTATTATCTAAGATTGAATTAGTACCCATATCATCTAAATCTGCAATAGTTATATTTGTTCTTTCAAATGGAACTATTCAAAATAAAACTGTAAATCTTGATTCTGTATCACTAGAAGAATTAAGGTTATCGATAGATTTATTTAATGAGAGGTTAATTAATTCAAAAATATCAGAAATAGAAACTAAATCACAAGCTATGATACCGGTTTTAAAACAACAAGTTAAAAAATATGAGTTTGTTTTACAAACACTGGTTGGAGCTTTAATTCATACAGATTCAAACAAATCAAAAACAAGTGGTGTTAAATATTTATTGGAAAACCCAGAGTTTAATGATCCAAATAAAATAAAAGACATCATTCAGTTTATTGAAAACGCTTCTCCTTTTGCTTGATTTAATTATCAAAGCAAAACAAATAAAACAACTGTGGCTATTGGGTTAGAAACAGGAAATGAAAATGATGATATTGCTGTTATTGGGACTAAATTCCCCACAAAAGGTGGGGGAAAAGGTGCTTTAGCACTGGTTGGTCCAAAAAGAATTGAATACGATAAAGTTTCAAAGCTTTTGGAATGAATTAGCAAAAAAATCGAAGAGAAGTTTTTATTAGAAGGAGAATAATAATGGAAAAAGAAAAAATGAAATCTATTTTGGATTTATTCGATACTCTTAAAAAAGAGTTAAACATTGAACCAAAAAAAGAGAAAGAAAACAAAGAAACTCAGGAAGCTGAAGTTCAAGAATTATCTAATATTGAAAAATTGGAACTTGAATTTGTAGCTTTAACTGAAGAAAATGCAAAATTAGAAGAGGCAAGATTAATAGCTGTTGCTGATAATCAAAACACTGTTAGAAGATTCCAAAATGAAAGTATTTTGGTTAGAAAATATGGTGGAGAAAAACTAGCATCAGAATTGATACCAGCTATCGACATGTTTAGAGGGGTTTTAAAATCAACTCCAGATAATCCAGAAATTAAAAATTATTTAATGGGATTTGAAATGATTATTAATCAAATAGATCAAGCATTAACAAATGCTGGTGTAACAATGGTTAGTGTAAAACCAGGAGATGATTTCAATCCTGAATTACATTCAGCAATTGAACAAATCAAAACAGAAGAATTTGAATCAGGGAAAATTGCTATTGTTGTATCAAATGGTTACAAATTACATGATAGAGTTATAAAACACGCTGCTGTTAAAGTAGCAGAATAATATAGAAAGTATTTAGAGGAGAAAATATTATGGCAAAAGAAAGAATTATAGGAATAGACTTAGGAACTACAAACTCATGTGTTGCTATTATGGAAGGTGGACAACCAATGGTTCTTGAAAACCCAGAGGGTCAAAGAACTACACCATCAGTTGTTGCTTTTAAAAATAGCGATATTATTGTTGGGGGAGCTGCAAAAAGACAATCAGTTACAAACCCTAACACTGCAATCTCAATCAAACGTGATATGGGAACAAACAAAAAAAGAAATTTAGAAGGTAAAGATTACACACCAGAACAAATTTCTGCAGAAATTTTAAGATACTTAAAAAAATATGCTGAAGATAAAATTGGATCAAAAATTACAAAAGCTGTAGTTACAGTTCCAGCTTACTTCAATGACGCACAAAGAAAAGCAACTAAAGATGCAGGAAAAATTGCTGGATTAGAAGTTGAAAGAATTATAAACGAACCAACTGCAGCTGCATTGGCTTACGGAATTGACAAACAAGATAAAGAAATGAAAGTTTTAGTTTATGACTTGGGTGGAGGAACATTTGACGTTTCATTATTAGAATTAGCTGATGGAACATATGATGTTTTAGCAACTTCAGGAGATAACGAATTGGGTGGAGATGACTTCGACCAAAAAATTATGGATTGAATTGGACAAGAAATTAAAAAAGAACACAACATTGACTTATCAAAAGATAAAATGGCTTTACAAAGATTTAAAGATGAAGCTGAAAAAGCAAAAATCAACTTATCAAGTCAAGTTGAAACAGAAATTAACTTACCATTCATCACAATGAATGAAAATGGACCAGTTAACTTCTCAACTAAATTATCAAGAGCAGAATTTGAAAAAATGTCTAAAGATTTAGTTGAAAGAACAAGAAAACCAGTTGAAGATGCTTTAAAAGAAGCAAAATTAAAAGCAACTGAAATTGATCAAGTTCTTTTAGTTGGGGGATCAACAAGAATTCCAGCTGTTCAAGAACTAGTTAAATCATTATTAGGTAAAGAACCAAACAGAACAATCAACCCAGATGAAGTTGTTGCTATGGGAGCAGCTATCCAAGGTGGAGTTTTAGCTGGAGATGTAACTGATGTTTTATTATTAGACGTTACACCATTAACATTAGGTATTGAAACAATGGGTGGGGTTATGACACCATTAATCCAAAGAAATACAACAATTCCTACAGAAAAATCACAAGTATTCTCAACAGCAGTTGATAACCAACCAGCAGTTGATATTAATGTTTTACAAGGTGAAAGACCAATGGCTGGAGATAACAAATCATTAGGACAATTCCAATTATCAGGAATTAAACCAGCTCCAAAAGGAACACCTCAAATTGAAGTTACATTTAAAATTGACGTAAACGGAATCGTATCTGTTACTGCAAAAGATAAAGATACAAACGAAGAAAAAACTATTACAATTTCAAACTCAGGTAGTTTATCAGATGC
This genomic window contains:
- a CDS encoding lipoprotein yields the protein MKKILSFLGTITLVSMTGASVVACNKTPVDEVIDEAQDPIIESIENKTIKVGKQIEFKITIKNRIENEKISFKIDDSSLLSFDYNEETEIATLKAIKAGRTKIILEYKNAKSISFDVNISEEEQKPLQKIQLDDLQGYLGYLKNFSEKTTINDLTEIDKKELLKNLLISNNINDNLDIYIADIEMITFKTKNNINRYFGIKSKQNSEIIAGNKDDIFFRTETLNFNKYNLSTKGTNIEDDLLSENEKENEIAVKNAILNLFIRVNKEEHPISIKDIDIEAGSAKNGYEVTSNYEVVIFSKEGQENNSGKLTFQFQTFYLGGKIIEVDIKKLFNK
- a CDS encoding ATP-dependent Clp protease ATP-binding subunit, which translates into the protein MDFTQKPDPLNDPEILSKYTRDLTKDAKEGKIDPIIGRDDEIMRVIRILSRKTKNNPVLIGEPGVGKTAIAEGLAQRINKGDVPSVLKDKRILELDMGSVMAGASFLGDYEARIKGIVNAIQKEEGQVILFIDELHLIVGAGKTGNGGGMDVSNLLKPALARGGIKVIGATTLKEYREYIEKDAALERRFQKVVVSEPTIEETISILRGLKERFETYHGVRIHDNALVAAAQLSDRYISDRFLPDKAIDLVDEASATIKTELASVPTELYQIDRKVMQLEIEKAALSKEKDEKSQERLKQAEKELASLKQKQTEFNEKWNSEKKSLEKINQFRSTIDSLKIELEQAQAQANYQRAGEIQYSLLPALEKQLETALDTNKEKLISEEVTESEIASIVSRWTGIEMENLIESEKQKLLGLNTQLKKMVKGQNQAIELVSDAIIRSRSGIKDPNKPIGSFLFLGPTGVGKTEVAKSLARNLFGSEKKMLRFDMSEYMEKHSVSKLLGSPPGYVGYEEGGKLTEAVRRAPYSILLFDEVEKAHPDVFNIFLQILDDGRVTDSLGKTIDFKNTIIIMTSNIASDYLISTPSELVDQDVLMENLRKFFRPEFLNRIDNIVNFNALSKEVIKEVIIKTLDELKERVLLNNEYILNFTDSSIQKILDEGYDQLYGARPIKRYIERNIETLIARAIVGGEIEPKRNYVIDVSDDKFTITTSNKLN
- the hrcA gene encoding heat-inducible transcriptional repressor HrcA; this encodes MLKDRQSLILKSIIEEYIKTASPVGSKRIQEVLAIEVSSATIRNESALLEELGFLEKAHTSSGRVPSTKGYRYYVDNLMESNNIDDIKHQIDEIFKKRGATIDEILDQTSSILSEMTKLATVVATSDTNDELLLSKIELVPISSKSAIVIFVLSNGTIQNKTVNLDSVSLEELRLSIDLFNERLINSKISEIETKSQAMIPVLKQQVKKYEFVLQTLVGALIHTDSNKSKTSGVKYLLENPEFNDPNKIKDIIQFIENASPFAWFNYQSKTNKTTVAIGLETGNENDDIAVIGTKFPTKGGGKGALALVGPKRIEYDKVSKLLEWISKKIEEKFLLEGE
- a CDS encoding nucleotide exchange factor GrpE; its protein translation is MEKEKMKSILDLFDTLKKELNIEPKKEKENKETQEAEVQELSNIEKLELEFVALTEENAKLEEARLIAVADNQNTVRRFQNESILVRKYGGEKLASELIPAIDMFRGVLKSTPDNPEIKNYLMGFEMIINQIDQALTNAGVTMVSVKPGDDFNPELHSAIEQIKTEEFESGKIAIVVSNGYKLHDRVIKHAAVKVAE
- the dnaK gene encoding molecular chaperone DnaK, yielding MAKERIIGIDLGTTNSCVAIMEGGQPMVLENPEGQRTTPSVVAFKNSDIIVGGAAKRQSVTNPNTAISIKRDMGTNKKRNLEGKDYTPEQISAEILRYLKKYAEDKIGSKITKAVVTVPAYFNDAQRKATKDAGKIAGLEVERIINEPTAAALAYGIDKQDKEMKVLVYDLGGGTFDVSLLELADGTYDVLATSGDNELGGDDFDQKIMDWIGQEIKKEHNIDLSKDKMALQRFKDEAEKAKINLSSQVETEINLPFITMNENGPVNFSTKLSRAEFEKMSKDLVERTRKPVEDALKEAKLKATEIDQVLLVGGSTRIPAVQELVKSLLGKEPNRTINPDEVVAMGAAIQGGVLAGDVTDVLLLDVTPLTLGIETMGGVMTPLIQRNTTIPTEKSQVFSTAVDNQPAVDINVLQGERPMAGDNKSLGQFQLSGIKPAPKGTPQIEVTFKIDVNGIVSVTAKDKDTNEEKTITISNSGSLSDAEIEKMVKEAEENQEADNKKRKNIELKNKAESYLNIIESSMTEAGDSMNEEQKKQSEEMAKEIRELIAKEDYEALDKKMNELEQAMKMASEMAAQQAQAGATEEAKEEPKDENKDEESK